From the Cohaesibacter sp. ES.047 genome, one window contains:
- a CDS encoding saccharopine dehydrogenase C-terminal domain-containing protein, whose protein sequence is MTNEKRRIHWLGAGLASVPGIRRLAVKGYPLHLWERDLDRARVAIRGLEDRVNLCLADEGALEKAVRAGDVVISMLPSAMHDETAKLCLGKDAHFISSSYTSPAMRAMNASAKAKGLSFVNEVGLDPGIDHLLAHLLIDDYRNSPEFDPQNAHDFQSYCGGFPAIANDFKYKFSWSPLGVLKALKSPARAILEGQTVDIARPWDAVEDYPVDLNGMSETFQSYPNRDSLPFMAHYGIDDSWNVERFVRGTLRLDGWADAWRDIFKSLEASDTTEDELKGLSDRLWADHAYQDGERDRVVLSVELKVTNQGETVWHKAKSIAACGTAKSSAMARLVSITMSLAAEALWRGQLDAGVITTPKDPATIRAWLETIAENGDLVHHTDYMAEERMIAAE, encoded by the coding sequence ATGACCAATGAAAAGAGAAGAATCCATTGGCTGGGTGCCGGATTGGCGTCCGTTCCGGGCATAAGGCGGTTGGCCGTGAAGGGCTATCCGCTTCATCTATGGGAACGGGATCTGGACAGGGCGCGCGTCGCCATTCGCGGCTTGGAAGACAGGGTCAATCTTTGCTTGGCTGATGAGGGCGCGCTTGAGAAAGCCGTGCGGGCAGGGGATGTCGTGATCTCCATGCTGCCATCGGCTATGCACGATGAAACTGCAAAACTGTGCCTTGGCAAGGACGCGCACTTCATTTCGTCTTCCTACACATCGCCTGCGATGCGCGCAATGAATGCCAGCGCCAAAGCCAAGGGGCTGTCGTTCGTCAACGAAGTTGGCCTCGATCCCGGCATTGATCATCTCCTTGCCCATCTGCTGATTGACGACTATCGCAACAGCCCTGAGTTCGATCCGCAGAATGCCCACGACTTCCAGTCCTATTGCGGCGGGTTTCCGGCCATTGCCAATGATTTCAAATACAAGTTCAGTTGGTCCCCGTTGGGCGTCCTCAAGGCACTCAAAAGCCCCGCACGCGCCATCCTTGAGGGGCAAACTGTCGATATCGCCCGACCATGGGATGCGGTTGAGGATTACCCAGTGGATCTCAACGGTATGAGCGAGACCTTCCAGTCATACCCCAACCGGGATTCCCTGCCATTCATGGCTCATTACGGCATCGACGATAGCTGGAATGTAGAACGGTTCGTTCGCGGCACCCTGCGCCTTGATGGCTGGGCCGATGCATGGCGCGACATCTTCAAGTCGCTCGAAGCTTCCGACACGACGGAAGACGAGCTCAAAGGCCTCAGTGATCGCCTCTGGGCCGATCACGCCTATCAGGACGGCGAAAGGGATCGTGTGGTGCTGTCGGTGGAACTAAAAGTGACCAATCAAGGGGAAACAGTCTGGCACAAGGCCAAGAGCATTGCTGCCTGCGGCACTGCAAAGAGCAGTGCCATGGCGCGGCTCGTTTCCATCACCATGAGCCTGGCGGCTGAAGCGCTCTGGCGCGGACAACTCGATGCGGGTGTCATCACAACGCCAAAAGATCCCGCCACAATCCGCGCGTGGCTCGAAACCATCGCGGAAAACGGCGATTTGGTCCACCACACCGATTATATGGCCGAAGAACGCATGATCGCGGCTGAGTAA
- a CDS encoding cold-shock protein, producing MGVKLSPERQPVESETSEDVALDVTQLAGKIKWFDVAKGFGFIVPDDGSADVLLHVTCLRRDGYRTAYEGARVLCEVLQGPKGLQALRILSMDESTAIHPSQLPPANTHVKVTPTSELETAWVKWFNREKGFGFLTQGEGTEDIFIHMETLRLYGLTELRPHQEVQVRYGPGPKGKMATEIRPSDGGHIPSSH from the coding sequence ATGGGGGTGAAACTTTCACCAGAGCGGCAACCGGTTGAAAGTGAGACATCCGAAGATGTTGCGTTGGATGTCACGCAGTTAGCTGGCAAGATCAAGTGGTTTGATGTGGCCAAGGGATTTGGTTTCATTGTTCCCGATGACGGCAGCGCCGATGTGCTGCTCCATGTCACCTGTCTTCGAAGGGATGGCTACCGCACAGCCTATGAAGGCGCGCGCGTCCTTTGCGAAGTGCTGCAGGGCCCCAAGGGACTTCAGGCTCTGCGCATACTCTCCATGGACGAGAGCACAGCCATACATCCCTCCCAATTGCCTCCCGCCAATACTCATGTCAAAGTCACGCCCACCAGCGAGCTGGAAACGGCTTGGGTCAAATGGTTCAATCGTGAAAAGGGCTTTGGTTTCCTCACGCAAGGCGAGGGGACGGAAGATATTTTCATCCATATGGAAACTCTGCGCCTTTATGGATTGACCGAACTGCGCCCGCATCAGGAAGTTCAGGTGCGCTATGGTCCCGGCCCGAAAGGCAAGATGGCAACAGAAATCCGCCCCTCGGATGGCGGCCACATTCCATCTTCCCATTAG
- a CDS encoding monovalent cation:proton antiporter-2 (CPA2) family protein yields MAATADPTIFNEAIVYLGAAVVAVPIAKRLGVGAIIGYLGAGVVIGPFGLSFIQSVDSVRPIADLGVVLLLFVLGLELKPNRLWRMKGDIFGLGSSQILLTGLALAGLMMLIGLPQEYALIGGFGMALSSTAFAVQILKERGHFSSAYGQRAFGILLMQDIAIVPLLAMVGILAPSASLHRDGSVLEQIGVTVTAVLLVIVIGRYVLSHLFSLLANTGAREIMLAAALLVALGSAALMNWAGLSMALGTFLAGIMLAESSFRHTLEADIFPFRSLLMGLFFMTVGMTLDLSVTLSYLPLILAGVVVVMAIKGGILWLLARVTGSSHTDAIHIAVALPQAGEFAFVLFASATAAGLASEQFSIMSAIVILTMVATPFVGKAYDWLSDYYARRHPEIPEQEIDAVDVSTPHVLVVGFGRFGMVASQMLMAEGLRVVAIDNNARRIANARRFGLPVYYGDATREDVMRAAGAEEAILIALCVESEQVMAQAIDVIKEAFPKAAIFCRATDRAHALELSLRDVDYSIRETFESGITFGREALDHMGIATERIEDIEHDVRERDFERLVTQAGDAAEQESRDLHRVTPRRSSGTDEKEKDLHRVTPHRNRNAS; encoded by the coding sequence ATGGCCGCTACAGCAGATCCGACAATTTTCAATGAAGCAATCGTTTATCTCGGTGCTGCGGTCGTCGCGGTTCCGATTGCCAAACGGCTTGGCGTCGGGGCGATCATCGGCTATCTGGGTGCCGGTGTCGTGATCGGCCCCTTCGGACTGTCCTTCATTCAGAGTGTCGATAGCGTTCGGCCCATTGCCGATCTTGGTGTGGTGTTGCTGTTGTTCGTTTTGGGACTCGAGCTCAAACCCAACCGTCTTTGGCGCATGAAAGGCGATATCTTCGGCTTGGGGTCGAGCCAGATCCTCCTCACCGGGTTGGCGCTTGCCGGGCTGATGATGCTGATTGGGTTGCCGCAGGAATATGCGTTGATTGGCGGCTTTGGCATGGCTTTGTCATCCACGGCCTTTGCCGTGCAGATCCTGAAAGAGCGCGGACACTTTTCATCTGCCTATGGACAGCGCGCCTTCGGTATCCTTCTGATGCAGGATATTGCGATTGTTCCTCTACTCGCGATGGTCGGGATTTTGGCGCCATCTGCCAGTTTACACCGAGATGGCAGCGTTCTTGAACAGATCGGAGTGACAGTGACGGCAGTGCTGTTGGTGATTGTCATCGGGCGCTATGTTCTCTCGCACCTCTTTTCGCTCCTTGCCAACACCGGTGCGCGCGAAATCATGCTCGCCGCCGCTCTCCTCGTCGCCTTGGGCAGTGCGGCATTGATGAACTGGGCCGGGCTATCCATGGCTCTGGGCACGTTTCTGGCCGGCATCATGTTGGCTGAATCGAGTTTTCGCCACACGCTCGAAGCTGATATTTTTCCGTTTCGCTCCTTGCTGATGGGATTGTTCTTCATGACCGTCGGAATGACGCTGGATCTGTCGGTGACCCTATCCTATCTGCCATTGATTCTGGCGGGTGTGGTGGTTGTCATGGCGATCAAGGGGGGCATCCTGTGGCTGCTTGCTCGCGTGACAGGCTCCTCACATACGGATGCAATTCATATCGCCGTGGCCCTGCCGCAGGCCGGCGAATTTGCCTTTGTGCTGTTTGCCTCGGCAACGGCTGCAGGGCTGGCGAGCGAGCAGTTTTCCATCATGTCCGCGATCGTCATTCTGACCATGGTCGCCACCCCGTTCGTTGGCAAGGCCTACGACTGGCTGTCCGATTATTACGCGAGAAGGCATCCGGAAATACCCGAACAGGAAATCGACGCCGTTGATGTCAGCACGCCACATGTGCTTGTCGTCGGATTTGGGCGTTTCGGCATGGTGGCCTCGCAGATGCTGATGGCCGAGGGGTTGCGCGTTGTCGCCATAGACAACAATGCCCGCCGTATCGCGAACGCCCGCCGTTTCGGCCTGCCCGTCTATTATGGTGACGCAACGCGAGAGGACGTCATGCGTGCGGCCGGGGCGGAAGAAGCCATTCTGATTGCGCTGTGTGTGGAAAGCGAACAGGTCATGGCTCAGGCCATTGATGTGATCAAGGAGGCCTTTCCGAAGGCTGCGATTTTCTGTCGGGCGACGGACAGGGCGCACGCGCTTGAGCTATCCTTGCGCGATGTTGATTACTCCATCCGCGAAACGTTTGAGAGTGGGATAACCTTCGGGCGTGAGGCTCTGGATCATATGGGGATTGCGACCGAACGGATCGAAGACATCGAGCATGATGTGCGTGAGCGAGACTTTGAGCGTCTGGTTACGCAGGCGGGTGACGCAGCCGAGCAGGAATCGCGAGATCTCCACCGCGTAACACCCCGCCGCTCTTCCGGAACGGACGAAAAGGAAAAGGACCTGCATCGGGTCACGCCGCATCGCAACAGAAATGCATCCTAA
- a CDS encoding VOC family protein, protein MKYLHTMVRVTDVEESLDFYCNKLGLKEVRRVENEKGRFTLIFLSTDGTNENCLELTYNWDPEEYDEGRNFGHLAYEVDNIYETCQSLMDAGVVINRPPRDGNMAFIRSPNNISIELLQKGPPLDPAEPWASMENTGKW, encoded by the coding sequence ATGAAATATCTCCATACTATGGTGCGCGTGACCGATGTTGAAGAGTCTCTCGACTTTTATTGCAACAAACTTGGGCTGAAAGAGGTTCGCCGTGTTGAAAACGAAAAAGGTCGATTTACGCTTATCTTCCTGTCCACTGACGGCACCAACGAAAATTGCCTCGAACTGACGTACAACTGGGACCCAGAGGAATATGACGAGGGCCGCAATTTCGGCCATCTCGCCTACGAAGTCGATAATATCTACGAGACCTGCCAGAGCCTGATGGACGCCGGTGTCGTGATCAATCGCCCGCCCCGTGATGGCAATATGGCGTTCATTCGCTCGCCGAACAACATTTCGATTGAACTGTTGCAAAAAGGCCCGCCTCTCGACCCGGCCGAGCCTTGGGCTTCGATGGAAAACACCGGGAAGTGGTAA
- a CDS encoding Sir2 family NAD-dependent protein deacetylase, with protein sequence MDCKSHDEKLALLGEMIEEAETIVAFTGAGISTESGIPDFRSPNGLWSQMDPIMFDDFVASEETRLEDWRRRFIMNKDFAVAKPNEGHKALVRMAKSGKLISTITQNIDGLHQRSGLPEHDVVEIHGNSTYGACLECDSQVDLKTVRRTIDETGASPRCDHCGGLVKAAIINFGQAMPEAKMHRAMQDAADCDLFIVLGSSLQVYPAANLPQIAKHHDARLVIINRDPTPFDRIADLYIHGEIGSTLKTIART encoded by the coding sequence ATGGATTGCAAGAGTCACGACGAAAAGCTCGCGCTCCTTGGCGAGATGATCGAAGAGGCAGAAACGATTGTCGCTTTTACCGGCGCAGGCATCAGCACAGAAAGCGGAATCCCGGACTTCCGCTCGCCGAACGGCCTTTGGTCGCAGATGGACCCGATCATGTTTGACGACTTTGTCGCTTCGGAAGAAACGCGGCTGGAGGACTGGCGCCGCCGCTTCATCATGAACAAGGATTTCGCGGTCGCAAAACCCAACGAAGGACACAAGGCGCTGGTCAGGATGGCCAAGTCCGGCAAGCTGATCAGCACGATCACCCAGAACATCGATGGCCTTCATCAACGCAGTGGATTGCCCGAGCATGATGTTGTCGAAATCCATGGCAACAGCACGTATGGGGCCTGTCTTGAGTGTGACAGCCAGGTTGATTTGAAGACGGTTCGCCGAACGATTGACGAGACCGGCGCATCTCCGCGTTGTGATCACTGTGGCGGATTGGTGAAAGCCGCGATCATCAATTTTGGTCAGGCCATGCCCGAGGCAAAGATGCACCGAGCCATGCAGGATGCGGCAGATTGTGATCTGTTTATCGTTCTGGGTTCCTCGCTTCAGGTCTACCCGGCTGCCAACCTGCCACAAATCGCAAAACACCACGACGCAAGGCTCGTCATCATCAACCGAGACCCGACGCCATTTGACAGGATTGCCGATTTATACATCCACGGAGAAATCGGAAGCACGCTCAAGACAATCGCCCGGACCTGA
- a CDS encoding DUF192 domain-containing protein encodes MHSTPRVSRYRRQIVKIFGALLVCLIGCSALVAPSVSIAKDSRVTEVPAPFAPDDQDAWLARDDHLILSSSTGDHPFTVELALTDVERAKGLMYRTKMADDHGMLFDFAQSAPVYMWMKNTYIPLDMLFITKEGRIHHIVTGTTPLSESIIGSGGSVRYVLEVTKGTVARTGVRPGDFVKHQLFTPNE; translated from the coding sequence ATGCATAGCACGCCCCGTGTTTCACGCTATCGTCGCCAGATCGTAAAGATCTTCGGTGCGCTGCTGGTCTGTCTGATCGGATGCTCGGCGCTGGTCGCTCCTTCCGTATCGATCGCCAAGGACAGCCGCGTGACTGAGGTACCTGCACCTTTCGCCCCTGACGACCAAGACGCCTGGCTCGCGCGCGACGATCATCTCATCCTGTCCAGCAGCACTGGCGACCATCCCTTTACGGTCGAACTCGCGCTGACCGATGTAGAGCGGGCCAAGGGTCTGATGTATAGAACCAAAATGGCCGACGATCACGGCATGCTGTTTGACTTTGCCCAGTCTGCCCCGGTCTATATGTGGATGAAGAACACCTATATCCCTCTTGATATGCTGTTCATCACCAAGGAAGGGCGTATCCACCATATTGTCACTGGAACAACGCCCTTATCCGAATCGATAATAGGGTCGGGCGGCTCAGTCCGCTATGTTCTTGAGGTCACAAAGGGAACTGTCGCTCGAACCGGCGTTCGGCCGGGCGATTTTGTCAAACACCAATTGTTCACACCCAATGAGTGA
- a CDS encoding D-Ala-D-Ala carboxypeptidase family metallohydrolase → MTIALRLALFLGLAMLISACQTTTSSVSTHTDLSNRSVAAYAGLETKSVKGKRGGFQVAHAKVQLSCLKPKLVKLLKKVETHYGKPVIITSGYRSAAYNRRVRGARKSQHIQCKAADIRVPGVSKSALAKYAKTLPGIGGVGIYCRSSFVHLDVGGRRDWYWGCGKRRRRA, encoded by the coding sequence ATGACTATTGCACTTCGCCTTGCCCTCTTTCTCGGGCTGGCCATGCTGATTTCCGCTTGCCAAACGACCACCAGCTCCGTCAGTACCCACACCGATCTTTCCAATCGTTCGGTTGCTGCCTATGCCGGTCTGGAAACCAAATCAGTAAAAGGAAAAAGGGGAGGATTTCAGGTGGCGCATGCCAAGGTTCAGCTTTCCTGCCTGAAGCCAAAACTGGTCAAGCTTTTGAAAAAGGTCGAAACCCACTATGGAAAGCCTGTGATCATTACCTCAGGCTATCGCTCGGCTGCCTACAATCGGCGCGTGAGAGGAGCCCGGAAATCTCAGCATATTCAATGCAAGGCTGCTGATATCCGTGTTCCAGGTGTTTCAAAATCGGCTCTCGCCAAATATGCCAAGACGCTTCCGGGCATTGGCGGGGTTGGCATCTATTGCCGCTCTTCCTTTGTGCACCTTGATGTGGGCGGACGTCGGGACTGGTATTGGGGATGCGGCAAACGTCGCCGCCGCGCCTAA
- a CDS encoding saccharopine dehydrogenase family protein → MARIHWLGAGLSSVPGIRRLISNNHPVTLWNRTIAKAEAATAGLTGDFDIKAFTFEALAECLKPGDVAVSMLPATMHLEVAKLCLEKKAHFVSSSYISPEMAELDKQAKAEGLCNVNEVGLDPGLDHLLAHLLMAEYQASDAFDPKNSHEFRSYCGGFPAVANDFRYKFSWSPLGVLKALKSPAKAIMGNEVVTTEKPWDAISDYSVTLPKGSETFQSYPNRDSLPFMSQYGFGNDWNMHTFVRGTLRLDGWSDAWADIFQFVEHDADGQEGLAKLEALSEQLWTDHSYDEGEPDRVVLVVELKASRDGEAVWHKDYVLDAIGNKDTSAMARLVSVPVSLAIEAVLNGELPAGVQAGPTSPTTIHRWFEELKKQGDEFHLTSHVG, encoded by the coding sequence ATGGCTAGAATTCACTGGCTTGGTGCTGGGCTGTCATCCGTGCCCGGCATCCGCCGTTTGATTAGCAACAATCACCCCGTCACCCTGTGGAACCGCACGATCGCCAAAGCCGAAGCCGCAACTGCTGGCCTCACTGGCGATTTCGATATCAAAGCCTTCACGTTCGAAGCGCTGGCTGAATGCCTGAAACCCGGCGACGTTGCGGTCTCCATGCTGCCCGCGACAATGCATCTTGAGGTCGCCAAACTGTGTCTTGAAAAGAAGGCGCATTTTGTATCTTCGTCCTATATCAGCCCCGAAATGGCCGAGCTCGACAAGCAAGCCAAAGCTGAAGGGCTGTGCAATGTGAACGAAGTCGGTCTTGATCCCGGTCTCGATCACCTGCTGGCCCATCTGCTAATGGCCGAGTATCAGGCGAGCGACGCGTTCGATCCGAAAAATTCCCACGAATTCCGGTCCTACTGCGGCGGCTTCCCCGCTGTTGCCAACGACTTCCGCTACAAGTTCAGCTGGTCACCGCTTGGCGTGCTCAAGGCACTGAAAAGCCCGGCCAAGGCCATTATGGGCAATGAAGTCGTCACCACAGAAAAGCCGTGGGACGCCATCAGTGACTATTCCGTCACGCTTCCCAAAGGATCGGAAACCTTCCAGTCCTATCCGAACCGGGACTCCTTGCCCTTCATGTCCCAATATGGCTTTGGCAACGATTGGAACATGCACACCTTCGTTCGCGGCACGCTGCGCCTTGATGGCTGGTCCGATGCCTGGGCCGACATTTTCCAATTTGTCGAGCATGATGCCGATGGGCAGGAGGGCCTTGCCAAACTGGAAGCGCTGAGCGAGCAGCTCTGGACCGATCATTCCTATGATGAAGGCGAGCCGGACCGTGTCGTGCTGGTTGTCGAACTCAAGGCTTCCCGAGATGGCGAAGCTGTCTGGCACAAGGATTATGTACTCGATGCCATCGGCAACAAGGACACGTCAGCCATGGCGCGTCTGGTGTCTGTCCCTGTCAGCCTTGCGATTGAAGCGGTGCTCAATGGCGAATTGCCGGCAGGGGTACAGGCAGGGCCGACCAGTCCTACGACCATTCACCGCTGGTTCGAGGAACTGAAAAAACAGGGCGACGAGTTCCACCTCACCAGCCATGTTGGCTGA
- a CDS encoding NADPH-dependent FMN reductase, with translation MTLKLKVIIGSTRPGRVGPKIATWVEKASKAHGKFDVELVDLADINLPILDEAKHPAMQDYEHEHTKRWSAIIADADAFVFVTPEYDFHAPASLVNAVQTLLKEWAYKPAGVVSYGGISAGLRSAQVLRSLLGNVGVAAIQQSVPIPFFPDFIDDDGVFTPNEKMDEGMTLMLVELEKWAGALKPLHTS, from the coding sequence ATGACCCTGAAACTCAAAGTCATTATCGGCTCAACCCGTCCGGGACGCGTCGGCCCCAAGATTGCGACATGGGTCGAAAAGGCGTCCAAGGCCCATGGAAAATTCGATGTTGAACTGGTGGATTTGGCTGATATCAATTTGCCGATACTGGATGAGGCAAAGCATCCGGCCATGCAGGACTATGAACATGAGCACACCAAACGCTGGAGCGCCATCATCGCCGATGCTGATGCCTTTGTTTTCGTCACACCCGAATATGACTTCCATGCACCTGCGTCTCTCGTCAACGCCGTGCAGACCTTGCTGAAGGAATGGGCCTACAAGCCCGCCGGTGTCGTCAGCTACGGCGGCATTTCCGCCGGCCTTCGCTCGGCTCAGGTTCTGCGCTCCCTGCTTGGCAATGTTGGCGTTGCTGCAATTCAGCAGTCCGTGCCCATTCCTTTCTTCCCGGACTTCATTGATGACGATGGTGTCTTTACACCGAACGAGAAAATGGATGAGGGCATGACCCTGATGCTCGTCGAGCTTGAAAAATGGGCCGGAGCGCTCAAGCCCCTACATACGAGCTGA
- the folD gene encoding bifunctional methylenetetrahydrofolate dehydrogenase/methenyltetrahydrofolate cyclohydrolase FolD — MTAVRIDGKAIAAELREKIAKEAETLIGETGVVPGIAVVIVGEDPASKVYVASKGKAAKECHFHSVEHALSADIGEAELLDLITKLNEDDAIHGILVQLPLPDHIDEAKVLDLIRPDKDVDGFHPINVGLLTSGARDKAMVPCTPAGTLILAKRAIGNLSGKDAVVIGRSNIVGKPMAALLLAESCTVTIAHSRTQNLEDIVRGADILVAAVGRPQMVKGDWIKEGAVVLDVGMNRIPAPERGEGKTRLVGDVDYDSAAERAGYITPVPGGIGPMTIALLMANTLTAARRKAGLDDLDYAELLG; from the coding sequence ATGACTGCAGTGCGCATTGACGGCAAGGCCATCGCTGCCGAACTGAGAGAAAAGATCGCCAAGGAGGCCGAAACGCTGATTGGCGAGACTGGCGTCGTGCCCGGCATTGCTGTGGTGATCGTTGGTGAGGATCCGGCTAGCAAGGTCTATGTTGCGTCCAAAGGCAAGGCGGCCAAGGAATGTCATTTTCATTCGGTTGAGCACGCTCTATCCGCTGACATCGGCGAAGCCGAGTTGCTGGACCTCATCACAAAGCTGAATGAAGACGATGCCATCCACGGCATTCTGGTGCAATTGCCCCTGCCCGATCATATCGATGAAGCCAAGGTTCTGGATCTCATCCGTCCTGACAAGGATGTCGACGGGTTCCACCCTATCAACGTCGGGCTGCTCACCTCAGGCGCGCGGGACAAGGCCATGGTGCCCTGCACCCCTGCCGGAACACTCATTCTAGCCAAACGAGCCATTGGCAACCTGTCAGGCAAGGATGCCGTGGTCATCGGGCGCTCCAATATCGTGGGCAAGCCGATGGCGGCGTTGTTGTTGGCCGAAAGCTGCACCGTCACAATCGCGCACAGCCGTACGCAAAATCTGGAAGACATCGTGCGCGGCGCTGATATTCTTGTTGCAGCGGTCGGACGGCCCCAGATGGTCAAGGGTGACTGGATCAAGGAGGGCGCGGTTGTTCTTGACGTGGGCATGAACCGCATACCCGCCCCTGAACGCGGCGAAGGCAAGACAAGGCTTGTTGGAGATGTCGACTATGATAGCGCTGCTGAGCGGGCTGGATATATCACCCCAGTGCCCGGCGGCATCGGGCCGATGACGATTGCGCTTTTGATGGCGAACACGCTGACAGCGGCGCGCCGCAAGGCAGGACTTGACGATCTCGACTATGCGGAATTGCTCGGTTAG
- a CDS encoding U32 family peptidase C-terminal domain-containing protein, whose translation MSVDPDLAKSPVKPVRPERSELLMPAGNLEKLKIAVLYGADAIYMGTPDMSLRTKSQMTLEDVVEGIEFAHAHGKRVYLTLNLFSHNKDIDKLPQYVETVRKVKPDGLIVADPGVFMFVKAQAPELELHVSTQANVCSWQSVKFWETQGASLVVMGREVSYAELAEVREKCPDLKLEAFVHGSMCMTYSGRCLLSNFMAERGANQGSCANSCRWKYKVHMKLRDGTVRELKLSDENLELFDFFLEEEQRPGELMQIVEDERGSYILNSRDLCIMPKLPDYLSIGIDSLKVEGRGKSPYYVALVARAYRMAIDDWYKDPESWDPEPYMEELATVPNRGYTLAFHEGRLSNYAHGYEETSTFAEWEFAGLVAEVRDDAFIVAVKNKLEAGDVIELVSPNLRAPIAIRLYEFEDAKSGKVLDTVNPGTKPHIRVPYSLFDHEDPDMLKEHVPVMTVLRKERALTPAQWARLKHDAEAHDLELGHGDAGLYERKNAKLQTAMDDDQTKRSIKSPRLGKEGCCGRGCNGCTIFWYDDKYAKARELLARNEQGKLLTKQQAQQEVIQQAS comes from the coding sequence ATGTCCGTCGATCCGGATCTTGCCAAGAGCCCCGTTAAGCCCGTGCGCCCAGAACGCTCGGAGCTGCTGATGCCTGCGGGCAATCTGGAAAAACTGAAAATCGCAGTGCTCTATGGGGCCGACGCCATCTATATGGGAACGCCCGATATGTCATTGCGGACGAAGTCGCAGATGACGTTGGAGGATGTCGTCGAAGGCATCGAGTTTGCGCATGCCCATGGCAAGCGTGTTTATCTGACGCTCAATCTCTTCTCGCACAACAAGGATATCGACAAGCTGCCGCAATATGTCGAGACCGTGCGCAAGGTCAAGCCGGATGGTTTGATCGTCGCTGACCCCGGCGTCTTCATGTTCGTAAAAGCTCAGGCACCTGAGTTGGAGCTTCATGTCTCCACCCAGGCCAACGTCTGCTCATGGCAATCGGTCAAATTCTGGGAGACACAAGGTGCCAGCCTCGTGGTCATGGGGCGCGAAGTCTCTTACGCGGAATTGGCCGAAGTGCGCGAAAAATGCCCCGATCTCAAACTTGAAGCCTTTGTCCATGGCTCCATGTGCATGACCTATTCGGGCCGTTGCCTGTTGTCCAACTTCATGGCCGAGCGTGGCGCCAATCAGGGGTCCTGCGCCAACAGCTGCCGCTGGAAGTACAAGGTCCACATGAAGCTGCGCGATGGCACCGTACGCGAACTAAAGCTCAGTGACGAGAATCTCGAACTGTTCGACTTCTTCCTTGAGGAAGAGCAGCGCCCCGGCGAATTGATGCAGATCGTCGAGGATGAACGCGGCTCTTATATCCTGAACAGCCGTGATCTTTGCATCATGCCCAAACTGCCCGATTATCTCTCCATCGGCATCGACAGCCTCAAGGTCGAGGGGCGCGGCAAAAGCCCCTACTATGTGGCACTCGTTGCGCGAGCCTATCGCATGGCAATCGATGACTGGTACAAGGATCCGGAGAGCTGGGACCCGGAACCTTACATGGAAGAATTGGCGACGGTGCCCAACCGCGGTTACACCCTTGCCTTCCACGAAGGTCGTCTGTCCAATTATGCCCATGGCTATGAAGAGACGTCCACCTTCGCCGAATGGGAGTTTGCCGGTCTTGTAGCGGAAGTCCGGGACGACGCATTCATCGTAGCGGTCAAGAACAAGCTCGAGGCCGGTGATGTCATCGAGCTGGTGTCGCCCAACCTGCGGGCACCGATCGCAATCCGGCTTTACGAGTTCGAGGATGCCAAGTCCGGCAAGGTGCTGGATACGGTCAATCCGGGCACCAAACCCCATATTCGCGTCCCCTACTCCCTGTTCGATCATGAAGATCCCGACATGCTCAAAGAGCATGTGCCGGTCATGACGGTTTTGCGCAAGGAACGGGCCTTGACACCGGCCCAATGGGCACGTCTGAAGCACGACGCCGAGGCGCACGATCTCGAGCTTGGCCATGGCGACGCAGGTCTTTATGAGCGCAAGAATGCCAAGCTTCAGACCGCGATGGATGACGACCAGACCAAACGGTCTATTAAAAGCCCGCGTCTGGGCAAAGAGGGCTGCTGCGGCCGAGGCTGCAACGGTTGCACCATCTTCTGGTATGACGACAAATATGCCAAGGCGCGGGAGCTTCTGGCCCGCAACGAACAGGGCAAGTTGCTGACCAAACAGCAGGCTCAGCAGGAAGTCATTCAGCAAGCATCCTGA
- a CDS encoding ETC complex I subunit gives MTRARIFRPAKNAMQSGSARSRDWQLKFDQTSARSVEPLMGHTSSSDTKQQIAMSFPTKDDAIAYAERHGIEYQVIEPKPRKRVIKAYADNFSPNRIDGNWTH, from the coding sequence ATGACCAGAGCACGCATCTTCCGGCCAGCCAAAAATGCCATGCAGTCGGGCTCCGCCCGCAGCCGCGATTGGCAGCTCAAGTTTGATCAGACCAGTGCCCGTTCTGTTGAACCACTGATGGGCCACACCAGCTCCTCCGACACCAAGCAGCAGATTGCAATGTCCTTTCCCACAAAGGACGATGCCATCGCCTATGCCGAGCGGCACGGGATCGAGTATCAGGTTATCGAACCCAAGCCCCGGAAACGCGTTATCAAGGCCTACGCCGACAATTTCTCGCCCAACCGCATCGATGGCAACTGGACGCACTGA